tatttaaattatttacagaTGGTTGTAACTAAAGCAATGACAAAATTTGCTACCTGTCTAGTTATACTGCTAGTAAGGCCTTTAACTAAGAGTTGCATATTTtatgcgctttttttttttttttacttgctggAAGCAGTTCTTAAAATGACATCTCTAATTCTCTGTCAGCATTAAgtgcttttcattttgcttactTCTACATGGATAATcagattccttttcttcttgtaaaacaattcttttttttctgccctgAACATGTTAGTTGTTCAACTGAACAGGTGCCAAAAGGAACTCGGAATTCGCACAATACATTGAGAACTATAATGTTAAcagagaaatatacatataataggaattcaataaatgttagctctacATGAAATTAGTCCATTGTAAGGCAGCTGTTAGTGTCATGTACTTTTCATCACGAGGTTTGTTTCACCACGGAATGCAAGTTACCAGATTTAATTGGTCCTCACATGTAAATCTAAgagtttgaaatttaaaaaaacattttgacaatcctcagaaaaaataaacaagtcaatGATGGCTGTTACTGTAATAATAGCTGGTACGGAAGAAAACTATTTTCCAGTAAATTAGATAGATGTACAACTAAGGAGAAATCAAAAACTAAGAAGTGTTAGCTAATTAtcattttctccacatttatCTTTGCAGCATTTTTTTGTTCATATACTTATCCCTGTTAACTTCTCTGCTGAAAGAGAATTTTATTATCTGAACAGATTTCCCCATCTCCTTACGCACATGTTAGTGAAAAGCCGGTGTAAATAGAAGATTGTATTTTCATGTCATgccatatttgtttttgttttttgccaacATTAAATTTTTCCCATGTAAATGATGCTGTGTAGAATGAGCTAATCTGCCAACTTACTATGAGATGGCTTTTGCTTAGAATATTCAGTTTTTGTTGAGAGCTTTTGAAGCCTATTGCACGCTTGTCATCTAATACATTAACAAGTAACTATTACTCTTTTTAGAAAGGATACACTGACAAATTCTTAATTTAACGGCTTTGGCCGGACATTTTTACTGTGTCACAGGACAATAGCAATGGCAAAAACATTGACAATACAGTTCATGGTTCGGTTCTCCCATCTCACAGTACAGGTTcctgaaacacacacaaaaaaagactttgaaatattagcaaaataCTGAAATTGCCAAAATATCGAATATTACTAAAATATCTCATTGGTTTTAATATCTTATTTCCTGCAATTTGTTACATCTTCACATTTTGTATTTGTCTGAGGCATGCTTGTTCCTAGGTACATAGCAATCCGGTTGATAgccttttcaaaatttaattagaGATAAATAAGCGTTTGATAATAAGTGCACTGTGTGGCTTTACTAGAAGTTGGATTTTGTGTGAATCAGCTTAAGGTCTCTTACCATCAGATGTAGTATCCCAAAAACATGAACTGGCTGTGTGAAAGCCATATGCACTCCTCTGGACCACCGCACAGGTCACTAAAAATAAAGTTGCAGAATGAGAATACttacaagcaaaggaaaagataTGTAAGATCTGAGTGTTTGAGTTCAGGCTCTAAAAGctgtaaaataacagaaaacaaacattcGCTGAATAGATTAGAAAAAATAAGTCCTCTTGATTACCGCCATGATTTTGCCTCCACTGGATCTAGTCTGTTGCCCATTGCCATAACTACTGGTGATTGTAGTGCAGGAAAAATCTGGGCCAAATCAGGTGCCTCATTCCATGGGCATAATCCagacacaaaaatgaagaaaagatgacACTGGCTACACAATTACTGTGTGGCCCCTCACAGTCCTACACAGAAGGAGGCACAGAGCTACTGACAGGAAAACAGTGGGGCCGAGTGGGCTTCCCTGGAAAGAGGTAGCTGATGCAAATGCAAAAGGTGCTGCTGCAAAGGACAAGTAGGTGATTGCTTTTGAGTAGTGAAAGATCTCCATCTTTTAGGTATTACTATATATTATCTTTGGAGGCATAAGCCAGAAGCCCTTCATATCCTATTAGGATTCAACTTGTGTATCATTCATTTACATGCTCTAAATTCAGAAAAGACCATGAGGACATAGGGGAACAGACTAGTGAGGAAGGACATGAATACTTACCGATATATTTATAAGCTTTTCCCAGCTTAACCAAATGTGTTAAGGACTGTTCCACGATGCTTGCAGTCCATTGGTTGATGTTATTCTGGTTATAATCTTCACCTCCCAAGACCCCATCTATACACTAAAAGGGCAGAGGACAGTTAAAGACATATACAAATCCCAACAAAAGtttattcataaacatttataaccCCCAAAAGCATCTTAGAAAATATGCAtctggtaaatatttattatgcactGCCTCTGTTTTAGAATTTTCAACGCATATTTCCTGCACATATTATCTCACTCTGTGAGATACTATGGGccatataaagataaatatgacaTGGCCTCTGTTATAAAGAGCTAGCAGAGAAGCTAACAAAAGAAATCTGTAGCCCAAGAAAGACTAATCAAAGATGATAAGTTATCTCATAAAAGGATTATGGAGGGGACGTGGAGACGAAGAAAGGGTGATATTAATTGGTTAAAGAATGGCTTTGAAACAGCTGGGATTTGAAGTAGGTTTCAGATGCTAGAAACAAAGGATGAGgctaatttaaaaacagaattctcatgtgtaataattacattttcatttatattatgtAATTAACTTAGCTAGAAAGCTCGCACCTCCTGCCACTAAAAGTAAATCAACAAAGAGCGTTTTTCAGGTGCTCTAGAACAAGCCAGTTAAGTAATTTCCTAGTGCCCACTCACATCCACT
The window above is part of the Panthera tigris isolate Pti1 chromosome X, P.tigris_Pti1_mat1.1, whole genome shotgun sequence genome. Proteins encoded here:
- the DYNLT3 gene encoding dynein light chain Tctex-type 3 encodes the protein MGAAPIHAWGRSLLEGQCAAADLHQPIAPPRRRLRATMEEYHRHCDEVGFNVDEAHNIVKECIDGVLGGEDYNQNNINQWTASIVEQSLTHLVKLGKAYKYIVTCAVVQRSAYGFHTASSCFWDTTSDGTCTVRWENRTMNCIVNVFAIAIVL